Proteins from a single region of Streptomyces spectabilis:
- a CDS encoding phosphoketolase family protein yields MPSAEHQNSTVLTDDELRTLDAHWRAANYLAAGQIYLLANPLLTEPLTAEQVKPRLLGHWGTSPGLNLVHTHLNRIVRERDLDALCVWGPGHGGPAVLANSWLDGSYSETYPDVTRDATGMARLFRQFSFPGGVPSHVAPETPGSIHEGGELGYSLAHAYGAAFDNPRLLVACVIGDGEAETGPLATSWHSNKFLDPVHDGAVLPVLHLNGYKIANPTVLARLPEDELDALLRGYGHEPIHVTGDDPSRVHRAMAAALDRAVDRIAEIQHAAREEGEAERAPWPMIVLRTPKGWTGPAEVDGEPVEGTWRSHQVPLAGVRDNPEHLLQLEDWLRSYRPEELFDAEGRPVPDVLACVPEGSRRLGSTPHANGGLLVRELPIPDLDRYAVPVDKPGASLHEPTRILGDLLEQVMRDTSERRDFRLVGPDETASNRLGAVFSASGKAWQAATLDVDEHLDRHGRVMEILSEHLCQGWLEGYLLTGRHGLFSCYEAFVHIVDSMVNQHIKWLKTSRELTWRAPIPSLNYLLTSHVWRQDHNGFSHQDPGFVDHVLNKSPEVVRVYLPPDANTLLSVAEHALLSRDYVNVIVAGKQPCFDWLSMDQARAHCARGAGIWEWAGSAGDGREPDVVLACAGDVPTQETLAASALLRRHLPELAVRVVNVVDIARLLPREEHPHGMSDFEYDGLFTTDKPVIFAYHGYPWLIHRLAYRRTGHPHLHVRGYKEMGTTTTPFDMVVRNDMDRYRLVMDVIDRVPGCGVRAAELRQKMADARTRHHAWIREHGTDLPEVAEWTWTS; encoded by the coding sequence ATGCCCTCGGCCGAACACCAGAACAGCACCGTACTGACCGATGACGAACTGCGCACCCTGGACGCCCACTGGCGGGCAGCGAACTACCTCGCCGCAGGTCAGATCTACCTCCTCGCCAACCCTCTCCTGACCGAGCCGCTGACGGCCGAGCAGGTCAAGCCCCGCCTCCTCGGCCACTGGGGCACCTCACCCGGACTCAACCTCGTGCACACCCACCTCAACCGGATCGTGCGGGAGCGCGACCTGGACGCGCTGTGCGTCTGGGGACCCGGACACGGCGGCCCCGCCGTGCTCGCCAACTCCTGGCTGGACGGCAGTTACAGCGAGACGTACCCGGACGTCACGCGCGACGCGACGGGCATGGCGCGGCTCTTCCGGCAGTTCTCGTTCCCCGGCGGCGTGCCCAGCCACGTCGCGCCCGAGACGCCCGGCTCCATCCACGAGGGCGGCGAGCTCGGCTACTCGCTCGCCCACGCCTACGGCGCCGCCTTCGACAATCCGCGCCTGCTCGTCGCCTGCGTCATCGGCGACGGCGAGGCGGAGACGGGACCGCTCGCCACCTCCTGGCACTCGAACAAGTTCCTCGACCCGGTGCACGACGGTGCGGTCCTGCCCGTCCTCCACCTCAACGGCTACAAGATCGCCAACCCGACCGTCCTGGCCCGCCTCCCCGAGGACGAACTCGACGCGCTGCTGCGCGGATACGGACACGAGCCGATCCACGTCACCGGCGACGACCCGTCGCGGGTCCACCGTGCCATGGCCGCCGCCCTCGACCGGGCCGTGGACCGCATCGCGGAGATACAGCACGCGGCCCGCGAGGAAGGCGAGGCCGAGCGGGCGCCCTGGCCCATGATCGTGCTGCGCACGCCCAAGGGCTGGACCGGCCCGGCCGAGGTCGACGGCGAGCCGGTCGAGGGCACCTGGCGATCCCACCAGGTGCCGCTGGCCGGTGTCCGCGACAACCCGGAGCACCTGCTGCAGCTGGAGGACTGGCTGCGCTCCTACCGCCCCGAGGAACTCTTCGACGCCGAGGGCAGGCCCGTGCCCGACGTGCTCGCCTGTGTCCCCGAGGGCTCCCGCCGCCTCGGCTCCACCCCGCACGCGAACGGCGGCCTGCTCGTGCGCGAGCTGCCCATACCCGACCTCGACCGCTACGCCGTCCCCGTCGACAAGCCGGGCGCCAGCCTGCACGAACCCACCCGGATCCTCGGCGACCTGCTGGAGCAGGTCATGCGGGACACCTCGGAGCGCCGGGACTTCCGCCTCGTCGGCCCCGACGAGACCGCCTCCAACCGGCTGGGAGCCGTGTTCAGCGCCAGCGGCAAGGCATGGCAGGCCGCGACCCTCGACGTGGACGAGCACCTGGACCGGCACGGCCGGGTCATGGAGATCCTCTCCGAGCACCTCTGCCAGGGCTGGCTGGAGGGCTACCTCCTCACCGGCCGCCACGGCCTCTTCTCCTGCTACGAAGCGTTCGTGCACATCGTCGACTCCATGGTCAACCAGCACATCAAGTGGCTCAAGACATCGCGCGAGCTGACATGGCGCGCGCCCATCCCGTCCCTCAACTACCTGCTCACCTCGCACGTCTGGCGCCAGGACCACAACGGCTTCTCGCACCAGGACCCCGGCTTCGTCGACCACGTCCTCAACAAGAGCCCCGAGGTCGTGCGCGTCTACCTGCCGCCGGACGCCAACACCCTGCTCTCCGTCGCCGAACACGCCCTGCTCAGCCGGGACTACGTCAACGTCATCGTCGCGGGCAAACAGCCCTGCTTCGACTGGCTGTCCATGGACCAGGCCCGCGCGCACTGCGCCCGCGGCGCGGGAATCTGGGAGTGGGCAGGCTCGGCCGGCGACGGCCGCGAACCCGACGTCGTCCTGGCCTGCGCCGGTGACGTCCCCACCCAGGAGACCCTGGCCGCCTCCGCGCTGCTGCGCCGCCATCTGCCCGAGCTGGCCGTCCGGGTCGTGAACGTCGTCGACATCGCCCGCCTGCTACCCCGCGAGGAACACCCGCACGGGATGAGCGACTTCGAGTACGACGGCCTCTTCACCACCGACAAGCCGGTCATCTTCGCCTACCACGGCTACCCGTGGCTCATCCACCGCCTGGCCTACCGCCGCACCGGCCACCCCCACCTGCACGTGCGCGGCTACAAGGAGATGGGCACCACGACCACGCCCTTCGACATGGTCGTGCGCAACGACATGGACCGCTACCGGCTCGTCATGGACGTCATCGACCGCGTCCCCGGCTGCGGCGTCCGCGCCGCCGAGCTACGCCAGAAGATGGCCGACGC
- a CDS encoding DoxX family membrane protein, which translates to MSTHDHPHRSMGVPMPSFKRRTAAHAASAAARTHTARAYAFASLRLLMGAVFLWAFLDKAFGFGYATASGKGWVDGGSPTKGFLSGVAAGPMESTFHSWAGDAWADWLFMTGLLGIGIALVSGVALRLAAAAGTAMMILMWMAEWPPAKHLSDGSPSMSTNPVLEYHVIYAAALITLALASAGDALGAGARWVRLPFVRDHSWLR; encoded by the coding sequence ATGAGCACCCACGACCACCCGCACCGGAGCATGGGGGTTCCCATGCCCTCGTTCAAGCGCCGCACCGCGGCCCACGCGGCATCCGCGGCCGCGCGTACGCACACCGCCCGGGCCTACGCCTTCGCCTCCCTGCGCCTGTTGATGGGGGCTGTCTTTCTGTGGGCCTTCCTCGACAAGGCCTTCGGGTTCGGCTACGCCACCGCGTCCGGAAAGGGCTGGGTCGACGGCGGGTCGCCCACCAAGGGGTTCCTCAGCGGTGTGGCAGCCGGGCCGATGGAGTCCACGTTCCACTCCTGGGCGGGTGACGCCTGGGCGGACTGGTTGTTCATGACCGGGCTGCTCGGCATCGGCATCGCCCTCGTCTCCGGTGTCGCCCTGCGCCTGGCGGCCGCCGCCGGGACGGCGATGATGATCCTGATGTGGATGGCCGAGTGGCCGCCCGCCAAGCACCTCTCCGACGGCTCGCCGAGCATGTCCACCAATCCCGTCCTGGAGTACCACGTCATCTACGCGGCCGCCCTGATCACGCTCGCCCTCGCCTCCGCCGGTGACGCGCTCGGCGCCGGTGCCCGTTGGGTGAGGCTGCCGTTCGTACGTGACCACAGCTGGCTGCGGTGA
- a CDS encoding universal stress protein produces the protein MPRAVIVGLDGSPESQAATEWAAREAKLRDLPLTLVSVLEPVPEPVTQAPLMGPETSRHWIDRIPREYAEGLRLRHPGVTVGVRRLSGSPGDLLPRRAREDEALLVLGSRGLSGLTGFLVGSVALAALAHAGQPAVLVRAGEQAVDEHLMDPVGIPSTAAPYRPVVLGLDTVNPHDAVVAFAFEAAARRSAPLRVVHADPDPRSPAELAGMLRPWARAFPQVAIVDEARSGGAAQHVTAASQDASLLVVGRRIRRTPIGPHIGPVVHTVLRRAACPVAVVPHH, from the coding sequence ATGCCCCGAGCCGTCATCGTGGGCCTCGACGGCTCACCCGAGAGCCAGGCCGCCACGGAGTGGGCCGCCAGGGAAGCGAAGCTGCGCGACCTGCCGCTCACCCTCGTCAGCGTGCTGGAACCGGTGCCAGAGCCTGTCACCCAGGCGCCGCTCATGGGACCGGAGACGAGCCGGCACTGGATCGACCGCATCCCTCGCGAGTACGCCGAGGGGCTGCGCCTGCGGCACCCCGGCGTCACGGTCGGCGTACGCCGACTCTCCGGCAGCCCCGGGGACCTACTGCCGCGACGGGCTCGGGAGGACGAGGCACTGCTCGTCCTCGGCTCGCGCGGCCTGAGCGGACTCACCGGGTTCCTGGTGGGCTCCGTGGCGCTCGCGGCCCTCGCCCACGCCGGGCAGCCGGCGGTGCTGGTGCGCGCCGGGGAACAAGCCGTCGACGAGCACCTGATGGACCCCGTCGGCATCCCGTCCACGGCCGCTCCGTACCGGCCCGTGGTCCTCGGCCTGGACACCGTGAACCCGCACGACGCCGTCGTCGCCTTCGCCTTCGAGGCGGCCGCGCGCCGCTCCGCCCCGCTGCGCGTCGTGCACGCGGATCCGGACCCGCGCTCCCCGGCCGAGCTGGCCGGGATGCTGCGGCCGTGGGCCCGTGCGTTCCCCCAAGTGGCTATCGTCGACGAGGCCCGTTCCGGCGGTGCGGCCCAGCACGTGACCGCTGCCTCCCAGGACGCCTCCCTCCTCGTGGTCGGCCGCCGGATCCGCCGCACCCCGATCGGCCCCCACATCGGGCCGGTGGTTCACACCGTGCTCCGCCGCGCCGCGTGTCCCGTCGCGGTCGTCCCGCACCACTGA
- a CDS encoding universal stress protein translates to MELPLVVGVDGSDHSLRAVDWAADEAALREVPLRLVYAASWENDSETPLAHLPGKPSAMELADFVVYTAAQRAHRREEGLKVSLHVRHEDPVPALLSEGRSALALVVASRGRSRLAELLLGSVSLGVAARADCPVIVLRGSHDNQARASTRQRVMVGVGEQPHSAAAIRFAFDEAEHRHVVLEAVHVWRRSLYETPVPDHRPGEPSTSHERLAADGLAAALRDAVSDHPSVAVLEHVVEGAAHLVLLDASARADLLVVGAQRRRGPYGLQLGRVAHMLLHHSACPVAVVPQAA, encoded by the coding sequence ATGGAACTCCCCCTCGTCGTAGGTGTCGACGGCTCCGACCACAGCCTGCGCGCCGTCGACTGGGCCGCCGACGAGGCGGCCCTGCGGGAAGTGCCGTTGCGGCTGGTGTACGCCGCGTCGTGGGAGAACGACAGCGAGACCCCTCTCGCGCACCTTCCGGGCAAGCCGTCGGCCATGGAGCTGGCCGACTTCGTCGTCTACACCGCCGCGCAGCGGGCGCACCGCCGCGAGGAGGGCCTCAAAGTCTCCCTCCACGTCAGGCACGAGGATCCCGTCCCCGCGCTGCTGAGCGAGGGCCGCAGCGCCCTCGCCCTGGTGGTGGCCTCACGCGGGCGCAGCCGCCTCGCAGAGCTGCTGCTCGGATCGGTCAGCCTCGGCGTCGCCGCCCGCGCCGACTGCCCGGTGATCGTGCTGCGCGGCAGCCACGACAACCAGGCCAGGGCCAGTACGCGACAGCGCGTCATGGTGGGCGTCGGCGAGCAGCCGCACTCCGCGGCGGCCATCCGGTTCGCCTTCGACGAGGCCGAGCACCGGCACGTCGTCCTGGAGGCCGTACACGTGTGGCGTCGATCCCTGTACGAGACCCCCGTGCCCGACCATCGGCCCGGTGAGCCCTCCACCTCCCACGAGCGGCTCGCCGCGGACGGCCTCGCCGCGGCACTGCGCGACGCCGTGTCGGACCACCCCTCTGTCGCGGTGCTGGAGCACGTCGTCGAGGGCGCCGCTCACCTGGTGCTCCTCGACGCCTCAGCCCGTGCCGACCTGCTCGTGGTGGGCGCTCAGCGGCGGCGCGGACCGTACGGGCTCCAGCTCGGCCGCGTCGCGCACATGCTCCTGCACCACTCGGCCTGTCCGGTCGCCGTCGTACCGCAAGCAGCGTGA
- a CDS encoding Acg family FMN-binding oxidoreductase: protein MSPTTLNASILEKLVSAAVAAPSLHNTQPWRFRLDPDTVTLEIHAAVERGLRHTDPTGRALHVSVGCAILNLRVAVAHVGWEPVTRLLPRPDTPGLLAAVRLGGSAKPRPSGLYDALWRRRSSRFPFSETPLPAGVLAELSEAARSEGAWLTLPSAVEIRRLLLVTREGERRNNACADRATESRHWVRDPDRSGLGMPARTLGPQDFQERMPMRDFGAHPHPGGLPAQAFERHPTVALLSTAHDRRADWLRAGQALERVLLVATTHGVRASLLHQALEWPDLRERLAPPPSHGRGHAQMVIRLGYGPSGPSTPRRDVRRVLSGGGGSTPA, encoded by the coding sequence ATGAGTCCTACGACGCTCAACGCGTCCATCCTGGAGAAATTGGTGTCCGCGGCCGTGGCCGCCCCGTCCCTCCACAACACGCAGCCGTGGCGCTTCCGGCTCGACCCGGACACCGTCACGCTGGAGATCCACGCCGCCGTGGAACGCGGCCTGCGGCACACCGACCCGACCGGGCGGGCCCTGCACGTCTCGGTCGGGTGCGCGATCCTCAATCTGCGTGTAGCGGTGGCCCACGTCGGCTGGGAACCGGTGACTCGGCTACTGCCCCGCCCGGACACGCCGGGGCTGCTGGCCGCGGTCCGGCTCGGCGGCAGCGCGAAGCCGCGCCCATCGGGTCTGTACGACGCCCTGTGGCGCCGGCGCAGCAGCCGGTTCCCCTTCTCCGAGACGCCGTTGCCCGCCGGTGTCCTCGCCGAACTCTCGGAAGCAGCCCGGTCCGAGGGCGCGTGGCTGACGCTGCCCTCCGCCGTCGAGATCCGGCGACTGCTGCTCGTGACGAGGGAGGGCGAACGACGCAACAACGCCTGCGCGGACAGGGCCACGGAGAGCCGCCACTGGGTGCGCGACCCGGACCGGTCGGGCCTGGGCATGCCCGCCCGGACCCTGGGGCCGCAGGACTTCCAGGAGCGTATGCCGATGCGGGACTTCGGCGCCCATCCGCACCCCGGCGGGTTGCCCGCCCAGGCCTTCGAGCGGCACCCGACGGTCGCCCTGCTGTCCACGGCGCACGACCGGCGGGCCGACTGGCTGCGCGCGGGCCAGGCCCTGGAACGCGTGCTCCTGGTGGCCACCACCCATGGTGTGCGCGCGTCGCTGCTGCACCAGGCCCTGGAATGGCCGGACCTGCGCGAGCGGCTCGCGCCACCACCCAGTCATGGGCGCGGCCACGCGCAGATGGTCATCCGTCTGGGCTACGGCCCGTCAGGACCGTCCACGCCGCGCCGCGACGTCCGGCGGGTGCTGTCCGGCGGCGGTGGTTCAACTCCGGCTTGA
- a CDS encoding response regulator: MTETRTFTEQDPIRVFLLDDHEVVRRGLTDLLNAEPDIAVIGDADSAEHALTRGPALRPDVAVLDVRLADGDGITVCRELRSQMPDLAVLMLTSFDDEEALLDAIMAGAAGYVLKQIKGSDLVSAVRTVASGQSLLDPTTTARLMRSLRAEPVETPAVAPELAGLTERERDILALIGDGLTNREIGKRLYLSEKTVKNHISRLLSKLGVQRRVQAAVIATQLQAPERGGDAAR; encoded by the coding sequence ATGACTGAGACACGCACCTTCACGGAGCAGGATCCGATCCGCGTCTTCCTGTTGGACGACCACGAAGTCGTCCGACGCGGACTGACCGACCTGCTGAACGCCGAACCGGACATCGCGGTGATCGGCGACGCCGACAGCGCCGAACACGCGCTGACTCGTGGGCCCGCGCTGCGCCCGGACGTAGCGGTGCTCGATGTGCGCCTGGCCGACGGGGACGGCATCACCGTCTGCCGCGAGCTGCGCAGCCAGATGCCGGACCTGGCCGTGCTGATGCTGACTTCCTTCGACGACGAGGAGGCCCTGCTGGACGCGATCATGGCCGGAGCGGCGGGCTATGTACTCAAGCAGATCAAGGGATCCGACCTGGTCTCGGCGGTGCGCACCGTCGCCTCGGGCCAGTCCCTCCTCGACCCGACGACGACCGCGCGGCTGATGCGCTCCCTGCGCGCGGAGCCCGTCGAGACGCCCGCTGTCGCGCCCGAGTTGGCGGGCCTGACGGAGCGTGAGCGGGACATCCTGGCCCTGATCGGCGACGGTCTGACCAACCGCGAGATCGGCAAGAGGCTCTACCTCTCGGAGAAGACCGTCAAGAACCACATCTCCCGGCTGCTGTCGAAGCTCGGAGTGCAGCGCCGCGTGCAGGCGGCGGTCATCGCCACGCAGTTGCAAGCTCCCGAGCGGGGCGGTGACGCCGCACGGTGA
- the ppk2 gene encoding polyphosphate kinase 2 — MTGKASSLPRGVYERELLRLQTELVKVQEWVRAERARLVVVFEGRDAAGKGGTIKRIADHLNPRVARIVALPKPTERERTQWYFQRYVEHLPAAGEIVLFDRSWYNRAGVEHVMGFCTKEEHQLFLRQCPIFERMLVEDGVLLRKYWFSVSDAVQQERFQRRLKDPTRRWKLSPMDLESITRWEAYSRAKDEMMVHTDIAEAPWYVVESDDKRRARLNMIAHLLGSVPYHEVPPPVLELPPRPASTGYQRPPRDLQTYVADHAATL; from the coding sequence ATGACGGGCAAGGCGTCGTCGCTGCCGCGTGGGGTGTACGAGCGGGAGTTGCTGCGCCTGCAGACGGAACTGGTGAAGGTCCAGGAGTGGGTGCGCGCGGAGCGTGCCCGGCTGGTCGTGGTGTTCGAGGGACGGGACGCCGCGGGCAAGGGCGGCACCATCAAGCGGATCGCGGACCATCTGAATCCGCGGGTCGCGCGCATCGTCGCTCTGCCCAAGCCCACCGAGCGCGAGCGCACCCAGTGGTACTTCCAGCGGTACGTCGAGCACTTGCCGGCGGCCGGGGAGATCGTGCTGTTCGACCGCAGCTGGTACAACCGCGCCGGGGTGGAGCACGTCATGGGCTTCTGCACCAAGGAGGAGCACCAGCTGTTCCTGCGTCAGTGCCCGATCTTCGAGCGCATGCTGGTGGAGGATGGCGTCCTGCTGCGCAAGTACTGGTTCTCGGTGAGCGACGCGGTGCAGCAGGAGCGCTTCCAGCGGCGCCTGAAGGACCCGACGCGACGCTGGAAGCTGTCGCCGATGGACCTGGAGTCCATCACGCGCTGGGAGGCCTACTCCCGGGCCAAGGACGAGATGATGGTGCACACCGACATCGCGGAGGCCCCGTGGTACGTGGTCGAGAGCGACGACAAGCGCCGGGCCCGGCTGAACATGATCGCCCACCTGCTCGGCTCCGTGCCTTACCACGAGGTGCCCCCGCCGGTGCTCGAACTGCCGCCACGGCCCGCGTCGACCGGCTACCAGCGCCCGCCGCGTGACCTGCAGACCTATGTTGCGGACCACGCGGCGACGCTCTGA
- a CDS encoding universal stress protein, whose protein sequence is MDRFVTAGVDGSAESLAAAQWAAREALRRSVPLRLVHAWRWHPHPASSVPADSTERAVAEQVLSEAVGSVRAAHSGLRIDERLVPGAPVTALVSAAETSELLAVGSRGLGRVAGFVVGDVSQRVVARSPCPVVLVRKGETSADEHLPALHGISPDEVPETPYRDVVLGLDTEHPCDQLIEFAFVSAREYGASLQVVHAFRPAPPRTAEGQPFPGPELLAAQERAVIAALRPWCAKYPEVFVVECVSEERAAGALVHAARAASLVVVGRKASSSHLGAVTHALLHHAACPVAVVPHQ, encoded by the coding sequence ATGGATCGGTTCGTCACTGCGGGTGTCGACGGTTCCGCGGAGAGTCTCGCGGCCGCTCAGTGGGCGGCTCGGGAGGCGCTGCGCCGGAGCGTCCCGCTGCGCCTCGTGCACGCGTGGAGGTGGCATCCGCATCCGGCCTCGTCGGTCCCGGCCGACAGTACCGAGCGCGCGGTCGCCGAACAGGTCCTCAGCGAAGCCGTGGGCAGCGTCCGCGCCGCCCATTCGGGACTGCGGATCGATGAGCGGCTGGTGCCCGGCGCCCCGGTCACCGCTCTGGTCTCCGCCGCCGAGACGTCGGAGCTGCTGGCCGTCGGGTCCCGCGGCCTGGGCCGTGTCGCCGGATTCGTCGTCGGTGACGTGTCGCAGCGGGTCGTCGCCCGCTCCCCGTGCCCGGTCGTTCTCGTCCGCAAGGGCGAGACCTCCGCCGATGAGCACCTGCCCGCGCTGCACGGCATCTCCCCGGACGAAGTGCCGGAGACTCCCTACCGCGACGTCGTGCTCGGTCTCGACACCGAGCACCCTTGTGACCAGCTGATCGAGTTCGCCTTCGTCAGCGCGCGGGAGTACGGGGCGTCCCTGCAGGTCGTCCACGCCTTCCGCCCCGCGCCACCGCGTACGGCTGAGGGACAGCCGTTCCCGGGGCCGGAGTTGCTCGCGGCCCAGGAGCGTGCTGTGATCGCCGCGCTGCGGCCGTGGTGCGCGAAGTACCCCGAGGTGTTCGTGGTCGAGTGCGTCTCGGAGGAGCGAGCCGCCGGTGCACTGGTCCACGCGGCGAGGGCGGCCTCCCTCGTCGTGGTGGGGCGCAAGGCGTCCAGCAGCCACCTCGGCGCGGTCACCCACGCTCTACTGCATCACGCCGCATGCCCGGTGGCCGTCGTACCGCATCAATGA
- a CDS encoding cyclic nucleotide-binding domain-containing protein has translation MNTSSASHTLRSLPHEHRERLMGVAHEVSFPQGTRLFSEGGRADHFWVVRTGSIDLDMKVPGRRAAVIETLGHDELVGWSWLFGPPVWHLGAETASPVRAYEFDATAVRAMCQGDPAFGLAIADWVGGTLAHRLRSARTRLLDLYAPYGSGSTL, from the coding sequence ATGAACACTTCGTCCGCATCCCATACCCTGCGGTCACTGCCTCACGAACATCGGGAGCGCCTGATGGGCGTCGCCCACGAGGTCTCGTTCCCCCAGGGGACACGCCTCTTCTCGGAGGGCGGGCGTGCCGATCACTTCTGGGTCGTGCGCACCGGCTCGATCGACCTCGACATGAAGGTGCCCGGTCGCCGGGCGGCCGTCATCGAAACCCTCGGCCACGACGAACTGGTCGGCTGGTCCTGGCTGTTCGGACCGCCCGTGTGGCACCTGGGCGCCGAGACGGCGTCGCCGGTGCGCGCATACGAGTTCGACGCCACGGCCGTGCGGGCCATGTGCCAGGGCGATCCCGCGTTCGGCCTGGCGATCGCCGACTGGGTGGGCGGCACCCTCGCCCACCGACTGCGCTCGGCGCGCACCCGTCTCCTCGACCTGTACGCGCCGTACGGCAGCGGTAGCACGTTGTGA